The DNA window GTGACCCGGTGCAGTTCGACCTCGACCAGTTCGAGGCCGGATTTGACTGGAGCGAAGGATCGATAGATCTCATGGAGACAAACGTTCCGCCGGGGGAGTACGACAGCATCACGTACTTCATCACTGTTACCGATACCACTCTGTCCAGCGGTGACGGCGAACAGACGTTCCAGACCAACGAAGATGGCAGGGTACCGGGTATCCTTTGGGATTCGGGAGGGAATTCGCTCCGTATTGAAGCCGGCGAGTCGATAACAATTACCCCGCAACTGACCGTTCAGGAGGGCTTCAGTTACGACTGGAGGATGGGGAGCAAATTCGATACCCAGGAAAGCTTAGACCGACAGTCTTAGTCCTTCGCTCGACAGCTCTTTGCTGTACTGAACGATCAAGAGAGTATCCGGACTGCTACCCACATTAAGAATCACTATGAACTAATGAACTGAGCAGAAGCGAGTGAACTCGTCTCCGTTATTACAGTATATATAACCGCCCCTCTGACAACCTCACTTTTACCGAATCACCCGAGACCGCCGGGCATGGCCGTACGCGCGGCCTGTCCACTCATTCGAATTCCCGCGGCGGCAGACGACACGCGGCGCTCGAAAGTGAGCGCCGCGAGAAGTATGGGCCGGCGCGATTTTGATACATCCCGTTTCATAGGGGCCTCAATGCACTCTCTGGTCGGTTTCTGAATCGTGTTAGTCATCGGTATCGAAGTCCAAACTCTCGACGAGCGAGCGGCGCCGGTCCTCCATGCGCTCACGGAGACGTTCGCGCCGCTGCTCGGGCGTCGCTTTGTCGTAGTGCTGTTCGATGGTCTTCCGGGTCGCGTTCACCCGCTCGGCAACGTCCTGGGGCGGCCAGCCGAGGTTCAACAGCCAGGTAATCGTCCCCGTCCGGATGTGGTGGGGCGCCCGTGAGGATGGGCACTTACTCGCCTGGTCCCGCGCGGTCCACTCGCAGGCCTCGATCTCCTTGTCGTGTGGGCAGTAGCCGTAGGAACACGGCAGGGTCGCCAGATAACACCAGATCCGGATGGTGTTGCTCGTCGGTCGGCCCCGAGCGCTGGCGATGAGCGGCTGGCGCCCGTGCTCGTCGCGGCTGTCGTAGCGATAGTTCGCGATGTAGGTCCGGAGTACGTCGCCGACCGGCTCCGGGAGCGCCACCGGGCGCTCGCCTTCGAGCTTGTTCTTCAGCGGGGTACCGGTATCCGGTCGGTGCCGGAACATCACGTAAGGCGACCCGTCGAGATGGGCGTCCCGAACGTCCAGGCCGCGGATGCTCCCCTGGCGGGCGCCGGTGAACCACGCCAGTTCGAGGAACGCGTGCTGTCGGGTGCCATAATCGCTCTCGGAGTTGCGGTAATGGGACAGGAGCGAGCGGGCGGCGTCGACGCTGAGCTTCGTGTCGCTGGAGCGGTCGCCGGGGTCGAGGTCCGGAATCCGGACCGACTCGGCGAGACCGTCCTCCACGGCGCCGATGTCCTCCAGGAACTCCGTGAACACGCGGAGGGTCCACATCTCGCCCTCCAGCGTGACGGCCTTGATGTCCGCACTCCGGTACTCGTAGTACTCGTCGAGGTCGTAGCGACGGAGCTGGCCGACGGTCTCGATGCCGACCGACTCGCACCACTCGACGAACAGCTTCAGCCGGTAGCTCCAGCCCTCGACGCTCTCTTTCGTGGCATCGGAGCGCCGTCGGCGGAGATACCGCTCTACGGCGTCACCTGGGGACAGGTCTTCAGGGTCGGGACGACGGCGACCGCTCACGCACCGATCACCCCGGCGGGACCACCGACAGTTTGAGTATGGTAATCTGTGTGGATTAGCATGGGTCTCACCAGTGACGGCGAGCGCGCCGAGGGTTCCAATCTGGACGCGCCCGCCGTCGAGGGACCCCTTCGGAATCGAACCGAAGCGCCGCCAGTGGGTCCAACCACGTCGCTGTTCTCAGTCACTCACCGCTCAATCGAACGACCGTCACCCGTCGCTTCCTGGTCGAGGTCACGGTCGTAGGGGCCGGCCGGCGTCAGCAGTCGCACCTGCTCGCGCTCCAGCAGCCCACCGTCGCGGCGGTCGCGCAGCTCGTGGAAGACGCCATCAACACCATCCTGGCGGGCGCACTTCGCACACCAGAAGTGGTGATTCGTGGGCTCCCACGACCGGTGCCCCCGCGGGCAGACGAATCGCCAGCGGTCCGTTCGGTTCTCGATCTCCACCGTCGCTTTCGTCTCCGACATGAGCGGTCGGAACTGACGGGATGGGGTACAAAAATGAAAGCCCACACGCGGGTAGTGAAAGTGAAAGTAGTCGGTTCGCCACCCCGTCCAGTAGATATTGGCTCTTTCACCGGTGAAAGTAAAACCGGGGCGCGGGCAGTCTGTCGTGCCACCTGTCTTTTGGCGGCGTGCATCCGTCGTGGTCATGTGTTCGCTCTATAGAGCGGCACTCCGGCCGGCGCAGGGTCGTCGGCCACCTGCTCTTTCTCACCCTTACTGCACCCGTCGAGCCCGACTGCCGCGCTATATTGCTCACATACGCCCACCTTACTTATTTGTTGCGCAGAATTGCTCACGAACACAGATGATTGCCCAAATCTGCCGAATGACCGGTGCAACTAACACGTTCTGCTCAGATTTGCGGGTATGCGCCCGCGTGTCGAAGGCATGAACGAAGTAGACGACGCTGTCCTCGAATTCTTCGAGGCGCAGGACGAGGGGGTTGCTCTTCCCCCAACTGTTGTCTGGTATAATCTCCATGACCTGCTCGAAGTCATTGACAAGAGCCGGGATACTGTCGCTCGACGCATGCGGAAGCTCACTAACCGGGGACTCTTGACAAAGGCTTCTGAGGAGAGAGGTTATTACCAGATTACTCAGAAGGGGAGAGATTATCTTACAGGAGACATTGATGCAGAAGAGCTTCGAATTGAGAGCGAGAACTGAGGCCGTATCAACCCCACTCTGCAGGGGAGAAAATTGCTTGTCTATCTTTTTTGCTAATTGGTAGCGCTGCCGCAAATGACGGTAGTGCAATAGCCGCTGCCAGCAATAGGTTGCCCGACTGACCGAGAGGAATTAAAACTCTCCAGGTGAGAGCGATCGAGGGCAAAAGTAGCAAAAGAGGTGCTGCTCCCGTAATTCGAATTCCCATCGGAGGAAGATTGCACGCAGAGAAGTCAACAGAACGAGGCACGATGTAATACCGAATAATTAGTTTCTGCTGGTTAGTCCAAATAAAGCCTGTAAAATAGTGGGCTGCTTCGTGCATCCACCACCCGAAATAACCGACAAGAGCCATTACCAGCAACTGATACCCTAAAATCATATACGCTGAAAGTAGGTGCCTATATTTAAAAATTCTATCAGGGAGGTTGAGGTTTCACAAGCCTCTGATAAAAGTTGCAATTAAGAGACCATTATAGTCTATTTCCCCACCACAGCGTAGCTTTCCGTCTCCTCCTTGTCAATCAAATCCTCATACCGATAGGCGTGCCCACACGTCTGACAGTACACCGTCGGCCCGTCCTGGTCGACGAGATCGTGATGATGCTGTGGGCACATCACCCGCCACGGGTCCGCCAACTTCTCGCTCATAGACTCACTCATCGCCCGCCTCCGAAATCTTCCGGCAGTACTCGGCCGCCGCGTCCGCCGCGGTCTCGCCGTGGCCCTGGACAGACACGCCGCCCTGCGTCGCCAGCCAGCGGCCGTCGTCCAACTCGTCGAGGACGATGGTGGTCCAGCCTTTCGGGCTCGTGTGCAATTCGTCCTGTACTTCCTTGTCGTCGTAGGTTGCACCCATGCGAGGGACTGTGTACTGGTTGCTAAAGGGGGTGAGCCATGGGGGGAGAGTGGAAGTGAAAGTAGTCAGTATCGAGAGATTACCTTCAGACTATGAGATATCTAATTTCACATCTAATCCTTCTAACTGAGCTAATTCTTCCAAATCGCCCTCAAGCAACTCAACCTCCTCCTTAAGTTTCTGTCTTTGATCGCGATTGAATTTTTGTTCTGTTTGGGGGTAATCATCTATGACACCGCCATAATATCGCCCAACAAATACTTCTCTACTTTCAATGTCACGAATCCTGTCAAAAATGCGGTCAACTACATCCTTAGTACTCTGTTTAGAATACAGATGGGTATTATCTCTCAGAACTTGTTTTAGCGATTCAATGTTGAGTTCATGGAAGTCGGGTGGTGTGTCACTGTGAACCCTTAGAGCTGTACTTGTCCCGTTAATTGAATCATAGAGTCGGTTTATCTCCATTTCAAGCTGTCTAACCGATTGTTGTCGTCTATCCCTCTCCACAAATAGAGATTCAATTTGCTCTCTGCTCATCGGCTCTTTACTATCGTTGATTCGCATGTAGATAGCTGAATCAGAAGTTAGAACCGGTTTCCGGGATGCTTCGTAAATTCGGACAGGCAAGATAACTCGACTACTGCTGGTATCGGGGTATGCGATAGGATTGGGAACAGCTATATCCGGTACAGGATTTGAGTTCTGTATAATCCGAGTAATCGAGAGAGAAATGTCATGTTCAGGCGGTTCGAACGGGGCAGGTTCCCCATCATCAGTTACTCCAAACACGATAATTCCGCCGTTGGCATTCGCAAATGCTGTGATTTCTCGCTCTATTTTGTCGTGCCAGTCCTGCTTCGACTGGTTCTCGTCGGTAGAAAAAAGGGAGAATTTGTATTCGAGTTTCTGACTCTCCGGCTGCTCATTCAAGGAATCGACTGTTTCAGTATCCCAGTCGTCTACATCTATGGGAAATGGTTGCGTCATATTCGGTCAAAGGGTCGCAAGGCTCAAATCAGCGTGGGTGGGGGTGGAAAGAGCTATAACTTGATCTCGACGGTCTCTGCGATTTCAATCTCATATGTTCCTGGAACCCGAAGCGTCTCGGCAATCTCTCGCTTCTGCTGAACGGTCAAATCATCCCGAGCCAACACTTCCCGGATTCGCTCGTCGATTCTCCAGGAGAACTCAGCTGACCGCATGAGCGCCTTCGTCTTGTTGCAGCTCCAGAACTCGGCGGCCTGCTCAATGGTATCGGTTCGGTGCGCGTGTTTCCCGTCTTCGCGGATTCGCATACGCTCGCTCGTGAACACGACGGCAAAAACGTGGTATTCTCGACTCACTGGAACCGGTCTAACTCATAAAGGTCCCCGCAGCCCATGCCCATCGCTCGTCGACGTCTTCCACTGAGCCAGTGATTCGGGTCGGAATATGCACACGGCCAGTTTCCGCTCGTGTGCATATCGCGTCGAAGGCAATCTTAGAGCTGTGACCCCATGGGGTCCAAAGAGATGGTATGTGAGGTCACTCGTTGTCTTCTACAGAATCTTCTTTAGTATTAGATTTTAGAATATACATATTTGATATAATATGGTCTTTGAAAATCCCAACCGACCGTCTTATTCCGAGTGAATCTTGCAATGCTCTCTGGTGAATAGCGATACTCCCAACAAAGAAAATCAGTGATATCAGTAGTAACACTACAGAGACATACACAAACAGTGTTGATAATGTAGTAGCAGTTGATGAGATTAGTTCTTGGGAGAAAGAAGGTGGAAGTTCAATTAGAAGGGATATTAATAGCAATATCCCAGCCATGCCCAATCCCAATACGGTAACTCTTGCTAGATGATACGAATGGCCGAGCTCACTATCAAACGCCAATTTCTGGCTTTCGGGATTAATATTAATTTCCAAGGCCTGCCTTCTGGGATCGTTCCACGCTGCGCGCTCCATTTTCTCTCTCCATCGTTGCCTGATATTATATACAATTTCCATATAAATTCCTACAGCAGGTAATGCTAGAGCAACGAACTGTACCAACATCATAACGATATTTAGCTCCATGTGTAGCAATAAGGTTGATAACAAGTAGGATTTCCGTCCGATACCTGTTTACCGTCCCAACTCGATTTATTGGCTACCTCACTTTTACCGAACCACCCGAGACCGGCGGACACGGCCGCACTCGCGGCCAGTCCAACCATGTTCGGAAAGATCGACACCGTTGATGCATTGATGGGCGGGCTCTTCACGCTCGCTTCGCTCACTACCACCGGCGTTTTCACCGGTGGCAAGCTCCAGCCCGGTGACATCGGCCTCGGTGATGCCGTGTGGTCCTCGGGCGGCACGAGCATCTCTATCGCGTTCCTCCTGGCGCTGACCGCTATCGGCGCGGCCTACGCCACCAACCGCCTCGACGACAACAAGAGCGGGCGCGATATCTCCGTGAACACCGATATCTCGGAAATCGCCAAGGGCCAGGCCTCCATCGAGACCTACGTCGCCGGCGGGACCCTCGTCATCGTCCTACTGAGCGGCTTCAACCTGCTGGGCTTCCAGGAGCTCATTCAGTCCCACTGGATCGCTGGCTACACTGTCACCGGCCTTCAGATGGGTGGCTACTACGTCTTCAGCTGGATGGGGTGACCTGATATGGATCGCTTTTTCGGCTACGCTGGCCTGTTAGTCCTCGGACTGACCGGCACGACCATCAGCAGCGCCGTCGCCGGTGACCCCGTGCCTGTCGTCATCCCCGGCGTCGCCGCGTTCGTCCTAGTCGCGCTGCACCACGTCGCCACGAACGAACGCGGCGACGGCGACCTCGACGACAACCGCGACGGACTGACCGACGTGTATCCCGATGGGCATGGGCAGGAGGGACACCAATGACCCGACGCGACAGCTGGCGCTCGGTCGCCCTCGTCGTCCTCCTGGTCGGCGCGACGCTCGCCGGCGCGGCCGGTACCGCTTCAGCAGCGGGCGGCGGCCCGTACACGCATAGCTTCGACACCAGCAAGAGTACGCTGCTGATTGATTTCGGCAGCCACTCGGGCCAAGTCGATATCAAGCTCACCAGCGACGAAGTGCCCGGAAGTAGCGATATCATCTACGCCGGAACGCTCTCGACCAACCAGATGAGCAACAACAAGGTGTACTTCGTCAACGGCGGGGCCTACAATCAGGTCACGGCGACGATAACCGGGCCATCGAACCGGCCCACCTTCTCCCATGAGGGAGACAAGATTGCTCGCGAGGCCTACTCCCTCGGCGGTTCCGGCGGCGATGTCGATATGAAGTGCGGACCGCTCGAAGAAGTCCGGGCCTCAACCGGCAGCGGGGCAGCAGCGGTGGACTGTACCGGCTATCCCGGAATCAGCAGCATCAACACGTCTGAAACCGACGCCGAACAGACCAAGATAGACCTCTACCAAGACGCCGCCAATCTCGAAGCCGGCAACGACGCCTACTGGTCGTCCTCCAATAACACGCTGCTGACCGCCCGGTCCAAGGCCCGTTCGGAGGGGATCGAGGCCTACGTCTCTGCCGTCAACAACGGCAGCGGCGAAATCGTCGCGCAAGAGGCCGCTATCGACGCTGTTGAAGAAAACTATGCCGCCCTTCAGCGGAATCTCAACAACCGCTGGCAGGCCTCGATAGCGACCCAGATGAACATGATACGGACCGCCAAAAACGAAACCAGCATCTCCGGCAGCTACGCCAGTCAAATCGTCCTGTACCAGCCCGGACAAACCGATCTCCATGACTTCCACCTCCAAACTGACGACGGTAACTCGGGCGGCGATACCTCCCAGACGCTCACCCTCGCCGATGGCTCCACCGTCGAAAGCCGGATTCTCTGGGCCAGAGGCGATAACGTCTACGACCTGACCCGTAAGAAGTCCGTGGCAATCAATCGCCAGAGTCCCTGGGGCCACGGCAAGAGCGTCAGCTGGGCAGCCGTGCAAGTCCAGCCCTATGACTCTTCGGTGGGTCCACAGACCGCGTTCAGACCGCGCAAGTACGCGATCCGCTGGAACGCCATCAAAGAGCAAAACAAGCAGGTCGAAGCGGAGATGCGGACGCTGGCCAACCGGACCTACCCCGAAATTCAGTCGGGCGAACTCGACCCGAACGAACTGCTGACGCCTCAGGCCAGCTCGACCATCGGCCCGGAGTCCGGGAACTACTCGACGTACGTCTATCGACTCCTCAGCTCGGTCGGCGTCGACAGCCCCGAGAACCTCGAAAACCTCGGCTCGATGACGGTCAACGTCTCCGACGGTGGCACCTACGAGGGTATCCTGCTGTCGCGAGACACGCCAGCCAACGGCTTCGAAGTCGGCCAGACCTACGACCCCGACCGGCTCAACGGCAGCCAGTATCTCCTCCAGGGCAACCAGACCCGGACGCTGGATAGCACCTTCACGCTGGAATCCGCGACGAACACCGACGGCGACTCACTCGACAGAGTGCGCTATCGGGACGGCAGCTACCGCGTGACCAACGTCACGGAGCTACGGGAGCTGTTCAATCGGAGTTCGTATGTCCGTTCTCAGATTGAGGCCCGCCAACAGGACCGCGTGGCGAACTCGGGCATTCCCGGCAGCGACGGCGGTGGCCCAGACACCCAGCAGTATCTGTTGCTCATCGCCGGTGGCGCGGTCGCCCTGATAGTCGTCCTAAACTTCGCCAATCAGAGATAGCCCCATGAGATTCCCACTTTTCGCGCTGCTGCTCGTCGTGAGCGCCACGCTCGTCGGCAGCACTCCGGCCGTCGCACAGTCCGCTAATCAGGCTGACGCCAGCCCACAGCCCACCGCAGCCAGCACTACCGAGCGCATCGACAACCAGACCACTATCGTCGAGTCCCGCATCGTCACCGAAGGGAACCGGAGCGTCGTCCGGTTGACCCTCCGCTCGGAGTCTGCCCAGGCCATCTCAATCTCCGACGCGAGTAGGTTCCGGCAGGGTGGCGAGGTGCCCGTTCGGACGGTGGTCATGAAAGCCGGCGAGACTGCGACGTACGAAATCCCCATCAACAGCTCCAGCGGGTACGTCGCGCTCTCGATCAGCACCGAGCAGACGCCACTCTACGCCGAGATTCTGCAACGGCCAGCCTCAGAGTCCAGCGGCCTCGACGTGCTGCGCGCGCTCACCTCGATCCAGGCGTGGTTCGCCGGCGCCTTCGTCGCGTTCACCTGGGTCGGGCTGGCCGCCTACACCGTCGTCCGTCGCACCGGACAGGCCCCGGAGGTGGCGACATGAGCCACCCGACGTTTGCCACCTGGCGCGACCGCCTGACCTACCTCCTGGCGGAGTACAAAATCCTCGTCATGGGGATGTTCCTGGGCGTCCTCGGGCTCGTCGCGTACTACCAGCCACAGGCACCCGAACTCCCCGACTGGATTCCTGCGATTCTGGCCGGCTGGATACTGCTGGGGATGCCCTGCTATCTGACCGGGCTGAAGATTGCTCGGTGGCTCCACCGGCGCAACTGGGAGACGGTGTTCCACATCAACGCCGTCACTGGCGAACGGGAGAAGTACAAGGTCCCCCCGGAGACGTGGAAACAGCGCGAGAACGTCGACGCCGCGCCGAATCTCGTCAACGACGGCGACGCCTACGAAGTTCGGGATATGGAGTGGCTCGACGACATCGACGCCCTGGAAGTGAGCGGTACCTGGCTCGGCGCGGCGAAGGATTCGGAGCTCATCACCGCCAGGGCACACATGGAGCGGGTTCACGATTCGCTCCTGGACAAGGCCGCGACGCTCGCCCAGCTGCGCGGCGAGTGGTCCGACAACGCCGTCACTCTTCAGGAGAAGCTCATCAATACCGGCGCGGAGGCTCGCGAGCGCGGCCTCATGCTGGACGAGAACGCCACCGCCGACACCTGGGAGGAGATGCGCGGCAACATCGAAGAAGAGCGCGACGAGATCCTCGAGGTTTCTGAGCGCGACCTCGCCGAAGACGAGCGCCAGCATATGGGCAATGGGCATGGGCAGCAGACTAATCCGCAGACGAACGGGGGCCAGCCATGAGCGACGACAACGACGTCTACACCGTAGCCGGCTTTCGCGAGCACCAGGACGGCTATCACGAACGGGACCCGGATGCGGCCCC is part of the Haloarcula salinisoli genome and encodes:
- a CDS encoding DUF7692 domain-containing protein, with protein sequence MRIREDGKHAHRTDTIEQAAEFWSCNKTKALMRSAEFSWRIDERIREVLARDDLTVQQKREIAETLRVPGTYEIEIAETVEIKL
- a CDS encoding transcriptional regulator, with translation MNEVDDAVLEFFEAQDEGVALPPTVVWYNLHDLLEVIDKSRDTVARRMRKLTNRGLLTKASEERGYYQITQKGRDYLTGDIDAEELRIESEN
- a CDS encoding tyrosine-type recombinase/integrase; the encoded protein is MSGRRRPDPEDLSPGDAVERYLRRRRSDATKESVEGWSYRLKLFVEWCESVGIETVGQLRRYDLDEYYEYRSADIKAVTLEGEMWTLRVFTEFLEDIGAVEDGLAESVRIPDLDPGDRSSDTKLSVDAARSLLSHYRNSESDYGTRQHAFLELAWFTGARQGSIRGLDVRDAHLDGSPYVMFRHRPDTGTPLKNKLEGERPVALPEPVGDVLRTYIANYRYDSRDEHGRQPLIASARGRPTSNTIRIWCYLATLPCSYGYCPHDKEIEACEWTARDQASKCPSSRAPHHIRTGTITWLLNLGWPPQDVAERVNATRKTIEQHYDKATPEQRRERLRERMEDRRRSLVESLDFDTDD
- a CDS encoding AlbA family DNA-binding domain-containing protein — protein: MTQPFPIDVDDWDTETVDSLNEQPESQKLEYKFSLFSTDENQSKQDWHDKIEREITAFANANGGIIVFGVTDDGEPAPFEPPEHDISLSITRIIQNSNPVPDIAVPNPIAYPDTSSSRVILPVRIYEASRKPVLTSDSAIYMRINDSKEPMSREQIESLFVERDRRQQSVRQLEMEINRLYDSINGTSTALRVHSDTPPDFHELNIESLKQVLRDNTHLYSKQSTKDVVDRIFDRIRDIESREVFVGRYYGGVIDDYPQTEQKFNRDQRQKLKEEVELLEGDLEELAQLEGLDVKLDIS